A stretch of Usitatibacter palustris DNA encodes these proteins:
- the hemB gene encoding porphobilinogen synthase, protein MRRARRDDFTRRLVRESRLSVDDLILPVFVLDGTKSVQPVASMPGVFRRSIDELLPLAEQAVKLGIPALAIFPVVEASLKSPNGDEAFNPQGLVPRCVRALKKRFPELGVITDVALDPYTTHGQDGLIDESGYVVNDPTLAALSKQALAHAEAGVDIVAPSDMMDGRIGALRNALDAKGFIHTRILAYSAKYASAFYGPFRDAVGSGASLGKGDKRNYQMDPGNSDEALREIALDLEEGADFVMVKPGMPYLDIVWRVKERFGAPTFVYQVSGEYAMLKAAAAQGWIDGDACALEALLGFKRAGADAILTYFALEAAAKLSQR, encoded by the coding sequence ATGCGCCGCGCGCGGCGCGACGACTTCACGCGTCGCCTGGTGCGCGAATCGCGCCTGTCGGTCGATGACCTCATTCTTCCCGTGTTTGTGCTCGATGGGACGAAGTCCGTGCAGCCCGTGGCGTCGATGCCGGGCGTCTTTCGTCGATCCATCGACGAGCTGCTGCCCCTCGCGGAGCAGGCCGTGAAGTTGGGCATTCCGGCGCTCGCGATATTCCCCGTCGTGGAAGCCTCGCTGAAGTCGCCCAATGGCGACGAAGCATTCAATCCGCAGGGACTGGTGCCGCGCTGCGTGCGCGCACTCAAGAAGCGATTCCCCGAGCTCGGCGTGATCACCGATGTCGCGCTCGATCCCTACACGACGCACGGGCAGGACGGCCTTATCGACGAGAGCGGTTACGTCGTGAACGATCCGACGCTCGCGGCACTCTCGAAGCAAGCGCTGGCTCACGCCGAAGCGGGCGTCGACATCGTTGCCCCTTCCGACATGATGGACGGACGCATCGGAGCGCTCCGCAATGCGCTCGACGCGAAGGGCTTCATCCATACGCGCATCCTCGCTTACTCGGCGAAGTACGCGTCGGCGTTTTACGGGCCTTTCCGCGATGCTGTCGGTTCAGGTGCAAGCCTCGGCAAGGGCGACAAGCGCAATTACCAGATGGACCCGGGCAACTCCGACGAGGCGCTGCGCGAAATCGCGCTCGACCTGGAGGAGGGTGCGGACTTCGTGATGGTGAAGCCGGGCATGCCCTATCTCGACATCGTCTGGCGCGTGAAGGAGCGGTTCGGCGCGCCGACGTTCGTCTACCAGGTCAGTGGCGAGTACGCGATGCTCAAGGCCGCGGCCGCGCAAGGATGGATCGACGGCGATGCGTGCGCGCTCGAGGCGCTGCTCGGATTCAAGCGCGCCGGCGCCGACGCGATCCTCACCTACTTCGCGCTCGAGGCAGCCGCGAAACTCTCGCAGCGCTAG
- the yihA gene encoding ribosome biogenesis GTP-binding protein YihA/YsxC: MSPAKPVRARIEKPREKKREAKKPPDFNAGGGLRLASAVFAYSAHDPRDFRGPGAPEIAFAGRSNAGKSSAINALAGRKRLAFASKTPGRTQLINFFTIAETAFLVDLPGYGYAGVPMEVRDHWDQLVGNYVGTRPSLAGVIVVMDARHPLTPLDKRLLHWLLPSGRKVHVLLTKADKLSKQAQQRTLSAARRELMEVYPGATLQLFSSTKREGLSEAGAKISAWVADNKSPG, encoded by the coding sequence ATGAGTCCGGCAAAACCCGTCAGGGCACGCATTGAAAAACCTCGCGAGAAGAAAAGGGAAGCGAAAAAGCCCCCGGATTTTAACGCAGGTGGCGGTTTAAGGCTCGCTTCGGCTGTCTTTGCGTACTCCGCGCACGATCCGCGCGACTTTCGCGGCCCCGGCGCGCCTGAAATTGCCTTCGCGGGCCGTTCGAACGCGGGCAAGTCGAGCGCGATCAACGCCCTCGCCGGACGCAAGCGCCTGGCGTTCGCGAGCAAGACCCCGGGTCGCACGCAACTCATCAATTTCTTCACGATCGCCGAGACGGCGTTCCTCGTCGACCTGCCGGGTTACGGCTATGCGGGCGTGCCCATGGAAGTACGCGACCATTGGGACCAGCTTGTCGGCAACTACGTTGGAACGCGCCCTTCGCTCGCGGGCGTGATCGTCGTGATGGATGCGCGTCATCCGCTCACGCCGCTCGACAAGCGCCTGTTGCATTGGCTCCTGCCTTCGGGACGGAAGGTGCACGTGCTGCTCACCAAGGCCGACAAACTTTCGAAGCAGGCGCAGCAGCGCACGCTCTCGGCGGCGCGGCGCGAACTCATGGAGGTCTATCCGGGCGCCACGCTGCAGCTGTTTTCCAGCACGAAGCGCGAGGGATTGTCGGAGGCTGGAGCGAAAATATCTGCGTGGGTCGCAGACAACAAAAGCCCCGGCTAA
- a CDS encoding c-type cytochrome — protein sequence MALVYASVAQAAAPAAPPKADLERGKQIATTVCAACHGAEGASVASANPNLAGQNAEYIAAQLAAYKSGARPNPIMQGMAAGLSPEDMFNVGSYFERQKPVSGMAKDKALALRGQQVWRGGVKSTGVPACAGCHGAAGRGMPVLNPALAGQHFELTYGWLKAYASGGRTHPVMNAVAAKMTDAEMKAVAEYVSGLR from the coding sequence ATGGCGCTAGTCTACGCAAGCGTCGCGCAAGCCGCGGCGCCAGCTGCGCCGCCCAAGGCCGACCTCGAGCGCGGCAAGCAGATCGCCACGACCGTTTGCGCGGCTTGCCACGGTGCCGAAGGTGCAAGCGTCGCCAGTGCCAATCCGAACCTGGCCGGCCAGAACGCCGAGTACATCGCGGCCCAGCTCGCGGCGTACAAATCTGGCGCGAGGCCCAATCCGATCATGCAAGGCATGGCCGCGGGCCTCTCGCCCGAGGACATGTTCAACGTCGGTTCGTATTTCGAGCGCCAGAAGCCCGTGTCCGGAATGGCCAAGGACAAGGCGCTCGCGCTGCGCGGCCAGCAGGTCTGGCGCGGTGGCGTGAAGTCGACCGGCGTGCCTGCGTGCGCAGGCTGCCATGGTGCGGCCGGTCGCGGGATGCCGGTGCTCAATCCGGCGCTCGCGGGCCAGCACTTCGAGCTCACCTACGGTTGGCTGAAGGCCTATGCCAGCGGTGGACGCACGCATCCGGTCATGAACGCGGTCGCCGCGAAGATGACGGACGCCGAGATGAAGGCCGTCGCGGAGTATGTGAGCGGCCTTCGCTAG
- a CDS encoding GGDEF domain-containing protein: MPLTPPPVERVTALGLLIAAFTILVLAIVVVYDVQRETDLNREVIGALQVKEGLESLGTAMHELKYAARVHALTGDPAAAQSVERYEVEIAANLDYVVTRAQADATLAATTAQLAEGVKAFGLHMRVGARAIPSESEAIETAAWAALERSLVTQTQRINEGSVAQIRVGENLKFYVTLLLVGSVCVLAGLFAIFQHSHARARHAQARIEHLAHYDPLTNLPNRTLLNDRFAQEVIRAKRGEQGFAVALFDLDGFKSVNDSYGHAAGDTLLGEVGRRARMAVRASDTVGRIGGDEFLAILPGATRENAIQVAEKLRSELEKPYLIAGHSVEISASVGVSLFPEHGEDPDQLFRAADAALYAAKREGRNLARLAT, translated from the coding sequence GTGCCGCTGACGCCGCCCCCCGTCGAGCGCGTCACGGCGCTGGGGCTGCTCATCGCGGCCTTCACGATCCTCGTTCTGGCGATCGTCGTGGTCTACGACGTGCAACGCGAGACCGATCTCAATCGGGAAGTGATCGGCGCCTTGCAGGTGAAGGAGGGGCTCGAGTCGCTGGGCACCGCGATGCACGAGCTCAAGTACGCGGCCCGCGTGCACGCGCTCACCGGGGATCCGGCGGCCGCGCAGTCGGTCGAGCGCTACGAGGTGGAGATCGCCGCCAACCTCGACTATGTCGTCACGCGCGCCCAGGCCGATGCCACGCTCGCGGCGACCACCGCGCAGCTCGCCGAGGGCGTCAAGGCTTTCGGCTTGCACATGCGGGTCGGTGCGCGCGCGATTCCGAGCGAGTCCGAGGCGATCGAGACGGCGGCGTGGGCCGCGCTCGAGCGCTCGCTGGTCACGCAAACGCAGCGCATCAACGAAGGCTCGGTCGCGCAGATCCGCGTCGGCGAGAACCTCAAGTTCTACGTGACGCTGCTCCTGGTGGGATCGGTGTGCGTGCTCGCGGGTTTGTTCGCGATCTTCCAGCACTCGCACGCGCGCGCGCGCCATGCGCAAGCGCGCATCGAGCACCTCGCCCACTACGACCCGCTCACCAACCTTCCGAACCGCACGCTGCTCAACGACCGGTTCGCGCAGGAAGTCATTCGCGCCAAACGCGGCGAGCAGGGCTTCGCGGTCGCGCTGTTCGACCTCGATGGATTCAAGAGCGTGAACGATTCATACGGCCATGCCGCAGGCGACACGCTGCTCGGAGAAGTGGGCCGGCGCGCGCGAATGGCGGTGCGGGCCTCGGATACGGTGGGCCGCATCGGCGGCGACGAATTCCTCGCGATCCTGCCGGGCGCGACCCGGGAGAACGCGATCCAGGTCGCCGAGAAACTGCGCAGCGAGCTCGAGAAGCCCTACCTGATCGCCGGGCACAGCGTCGAGATCAGCGCGAGCGTGGGCGTGAGCCTCTTTCCCGAGCACGGGGAGGATCCGGACCAGCTTTTTCGCGCGGCGGATGCCGCGCTGTATGCCGCCAAGCGCGAGGGGCGAAACCTCGCCCGGCTCGCGACCTAG
- the hemL gene encoding glutamate-1-semialdehyde 2,1-aminomutase: MALENSKFLFERSLARIPGGVNSPVRAFGAVGGTPVFFREGRGAKVIDVDGREYIDYVLSWGPLILGHADAQVVDAVQRTAARGLSFGAPTELELEMAELLTASLPSLEQVRLVSSGTEAVMSALRLARGFTGRDVIVKFEGCYHGHSDFLLVKAGSGALTFGNPTSAGVPADIVAKTVVLEYNNPAHLEELFARHGSTIAAVVLEPVAGNMNFVKPTLEFHQVLRRLCTQHGAVLVFDEVMTGYRVAAEGAQGLFGITPDLTTLGKVIGGGLPVGAFGGRRDIMAKLAPLGPVYQAGTLSGNPVAVSAGLATLKRVLAPGFFDRLGATSAKLVAGLEKEARDAGIAFSTASLGGMFGFFFRSAAPRTFAEAMDSDREAFKRFFHAMLDRGVYLAPSAFEAGFVSSAHGEAELAATLSAARAAFAEIRSG, encoded by the coding sequence ATGGCCCTCGAAAACTCCAAGTTCCTCTTTGAACGCTCCCTCGCGCGGATTCCGGGCGGGGTGAATTCGCCCGTCCGGGCCTTTGGCGCGGTCGGCGGCACACCCGTTTTCTTCCGCGAAGGGCGCGGCGCGAAGGTCATCGACGTCGATGGACGCGAGTACATCGACTACGTGCTGTCGTGGGGCCCACTGATCCTGGGCCACGCCGACGCGCAGGTGGTCGATGCCGTCCAGCGCACGGCCGCGCGCGGTCTTTCCTTCGGCGCGCCCACCGAACTCGAGCTGGAGATGGCCGAGCTTCTCACCGCGAGCCTGCCCTCGCTCGAGCAGGTGCGGCTCGTGAGTTCAGGCACCGAAGCGGTGATGAGCGCGCTGCGCCTCGCGCGTGGCTTCACCGGACGCGACGTGATCGTGAAGTTCGAGGGCTGTTACCACGGCCACAGTGATTTCCTGCTCGTGAAAGCGGGCTCCGGCGCGCTCACGTTTGGCAACCCGACCTCCGCGGGCGTGCCCGCCGATATCGTCGCGAAGACCGTCGTGCTCGAGTACAACAATCCGGCCCACCTGGAAGAATTGTTCGCGCGGCATGGCTCGACGATCGCGGCTGTCGTGCTCGAGCCCGTCGCGGGCAACATGAACTTCGTGAAGCCCACGCTGGAGTTCCACCAGGTCCTGCGGCGCCTGTGCACGCAGCACGGCGCGGTGCTCGTCTTCGACGAGGTGATGACCGGCTATCGCGTGGCCGCCGAAGGCGCGCAGGGTCTCTTCGGCATCACGCCGGACCTCACGACGCTCGGCAAGGTGATCGGCGGCGGATTGCCCGTGGGCGCGTTCGGCGGACGGCGCGACATCATGGCCAAGCTCGCACCGCTGGGCCCCGTCTACCAGGCGGGAACACTCTCCGGAAATCCGGTGGCCGTGAGCGCGGGCCTCGCCACGCTGAAGCGTGTGCTTGCGCCCGGATTCTTCGATCGCCTCGGCGCCACCAGCGCGAAGCTCGTGGCCGGGCTCGAAAAAGAAGCGCGCGACGCGGGAATCGCCTTCAGCACCGCGAGTCTCGGTGGCATGTTCGGGTTCTTCTTTCGCAGCGCCGCACCGCGCACCTTCGCGGAAGCGATGGACTCGGACCGGGAAGCGTTCAAGCGATTCTTCCACGCCATGCTCGACCGGGGCGTCTATCTCGCGCCCTCGGCATTCGAGGCGGGGTTCGTCTCTTCGGCGCATGGTGAAGCCGAGCTCGCGGCAACGCTCTCGGCGGCGCGCGCAGCCTTCGCCGAGATTCGCTCGGGCTGA
- the thiE gene encoding thiamine phosphate synthase — protein MTSKVGAPALRGLYAITPETPDTARLANLVDEALAGGATLVQYRAKSLAPGPALDQAHALRERCAGRGLFIVNDSLELALAVNADGVHLGRDDGDVARTREALPGRLVGVSCYDDPERARAAALAGADYVAIGSCFGSSTKPQAVRAPLERIAQARDASGLPVVAIGGITLHNAPLAIAAGADMVAVISALFDAPDVRGMARDFAALFAHTPEPHGPRKLQVPL, from the coding sequence ATGACAAGTAAGGTGGGCGCGCCGGCCCTGCGCGGGCTCTACGCGATCACGCCCGAGACCCCGGACACCGCGCGACTCGCGAACCTCGTGGACGAGGCGCTCGCCGGCGGCGCCACCCTGGTTCAATACCGCGCGAAGTCCCTCGCACCCGGCCCTGCCCTGGATCAGGCGCACGCCCTTCGCGAGCGCTGCGCCGGTCGCGGCCTCTTCATCGTGAACGATTCCCTCGAGCTCGCCCTCGCGGTAAATGCGGATGGCGTGCACCTGGGGCGCGACGACGGCGATGTCGCCCGCACACGCGAAGCCCTTCCGGGCCGGCTGGTCGGCGTCTCCTGTTATGACGATCCGGAGCGCGCGCGCGCCGCGGCACTCGCAGGCGCCGACTATGTCGCCATCGGCAGCTGCTTCGGTTCGTCGACGAAGCCGCAGGCGGTGCGCGCGCCGCTAGAGCGCATCGCGCAGGCGCGGGACGCTTCGGGACTACCCGTCGTCGCCATCGGCGGCATCACGCTTCACAACGCCCCGCTCGCGATTGCCGCGGGCGCGGACATGGTCGCGGTCATCTCCGCGCTCTTCGACGCGCCCGATGTCCGCGGCATGGCACGAGACTTCGCGGCGCTTTTTGCGCACACTCCGGAGCCACATGGCCCTCGAAAACTCCAAGTTCCTCTTTGA
- the thiD gene encoding bifunctional hydroxymethylpyrimidine kinase/phosphomethylpyrimidine kinase, which translates to MPAPSVTPPPTVLTFAASDPTSGAGLQADILALASMGCHPLSVVTAITVQDTAGVESFLAIDPDWVADQARCILEDMPVAAFKMGMLGSTEIVTVIAEVVSDYPDIPLVLDPVFASGRGDEFAGEDMIIATRELLVPQSTIVTPNILELRRLAEDDEGDADLAECAQHLLDSGCEYVLVTGTHDSTPEVVNTLYHRGGVLRSDTWQRLPGSFHGSGCTLASALAANLARGLEIGDAVYEAQDYTWQSLAQGYRLGMGQHIPDRLFWARDAAGEGDDK; encoded by the coding sequence ATGCCAGCTCCCTCGGTAACACCCCCGCCCACCGTCCTCACCTTCGCGGCTTCCGATCCCACCAGTGGGGCGGGCCTCCAGGCCGACATCCTTGCCCTGGCGAGCATGGGCTGCCATCCGCTGTCGGTCGTGACCGCGATCACGGTCCAGGACACCGCCGGCGTCGAATCCTTCCTCGCGATCGACCCGGATTGGGTGGCCGACCAGGCCCGTTGCATCCTCGAGGACATGCCGGTGGCGGCGTTCAAGATGGGGATGCTCGGCTCCACCGAGATCGTGACCGTGATCGCCGAGGTGGTTTCCGACTATCCCGACATCCCCCTGGTGCTCGATCCCGTGTTCGCCTCCGGCCGCGGCGACGAATTCGCGGGCGAAGACATGATCATCGCGACGCGCGAGCTGCTGGTTCCGCAAAGCACGATCGTCACCCCGAACATCCTGGAGCTTCGCCGCCTCGCCGAGGACGACGAGGGCGATGCCGACCTCGCCGAATGCGCGCAGCACCTGCTCGATTCCGGCTGCGAGTACGTACTCGTGACCGGCACGCACGACTCGACCCCCGAGGTGGTGAACACGCTCTATCACCGCGGCGGCGTGCTGCGCTCGGATACCTGGCAGCGCCTTCCCGGAAGCTTCCATGGCTCCGGGTGCACGCTGGCCTCGGCGCTCGCCGCGAACCTCGCCCGCGGACTGGAGATCGGCGACGCCGTGTACGAAGCGCAGGACTACACCTGGCAATCGCTCGCGCAGGGGTATCGCCTCGGCATGGGACAACACATTCCGGACCGGCTTTTCTGGGCGCGCGACGCGGCCGGCGAGGGCGATGACAAGTAA
- a CDS encoding rubredoxin has protein sequence MLSSTAPALEPYKTWKCNVCGLVYDESEGWPEDGIKAGTRWVDIPAGWCCPECGARKDDFEMVEF, from the coding sequence ATGCTTTCCTCGACAGCGCCCGCGCTTGAACCGTACAAGACGTGGAAATGCAACGTTTGCGGGCTCGTTTACGATGAGTCCGAGGGATGGCCCGAAGACGGCATCAAGGCGGGCACGCGGTGGGTCGACATTCCCGCCGGCTGGTGCTGCCCCGAATGCGGGGCGCGCAAGGACGATTTCGAAATGGTCGAGTTCTGA